In one Moritella sp. 5 genomic region, the following are encoded:
- a CDS encoding cytochrome c has translation MFWSKTLKLAGLTSLMMFTTAQAATFDKPETDIKYRQSALTMIAINFSDMADMVKGKKEWNDETFQLRSEQLAQLIPMAQHGFSASDSQTGDTKAKAAIWTDADGFAAKFSQFNKDALYLATVAKEGNRGQIKKAFGQTAKNCKSCHSDYKLK, from the coding sequence ATGTTCTGGAGCAAAACACTAAAGTTAGCCGGACTTACATCGCTAATGATGTTCACGACGGCACAAGCGGCAACGTTTGATAAACCTGAAACAGATATTAAATATCGTCAATCCGCATTAACCATGATCGCAATTAACTTTTCTGACATGGCTGATATGGTTAAAGGGAAGAAGGAATGGAATGATGAAACATTCCAGCTTCGTTCTGAACAGTTAGCACAACTGATTCCGATGGCTCAGCACGGTTTTAGTGCAAGCGATAGCCAAACTGGTGACACTAAAGCGAAAGCTGCAATCTGGACAGATGCCGATGGCTTTGCCGCTAAATTTAGCCAGTTTAATAAAGATGCACTATACTTAGCGACAGTTGCAAAAGAAGGTAATCGAGGTCAAATCAAAAAAGCATTTGGTCAAACAGCGAAAAACTGTAAGTCTTGTCATAGCGATTATAAACTTAAGTAA
- a CDS encoding response regulator: MKKAKLQNKKVGIARQLLVSIILISSFFTLLITGLNLYLDYKEDISGIETQLYQIKQSNLSSLTASLWVEDRDQLTLLAEGIMKLPSVHYLEIKDDSGTILKLGKPSSEYQYQVSWPMQQDFGSKTFNLATLKIQADLYPIYKGLWDKFIFLLLSQAVKIFIVALFILFVVYKIVVRPLTEISDAVSKFDNDKLPQSLELMPRPFDDEITSLMVSYNASIIRIRHNYRELEVAKLQAEDANLKKSEFLANMSHEIRTPMNGVIGTASLLQDMPMDSEQKEFVDMLYSSSITLLDLINDILDFSKIESGQLVLATNPLNLFELCKEIEANFSIIAGQKQIALVCHIDEQVPDMVLGDITQLRQVLNNLLSNAIKFTSEGYVHLNIKLMLRENNSAGVMFQIIDTGIGIAAENQQKIFDKFQQADGSTTRNYGGTGLGLAICRSIVQLMDSDIIVYSKPGKGSRFEFTAEFECIDELLHGKDIEQSLAGLSILLVDDSMLNMRITSAQLKSFGATSVSCDDPCLTKQIVLDALDKGKPFDLVIIDKIMPNLDGFTVAKQLQDEFAELTPRLMMMSADAQIGDDVLAKKLGIKAFLSRPYKADTLKNVVLKTMLNEEAEQAEKVVDQTAASDVMKVLLVEDTFINQKVTQMMLQKLGIEVTIADNGQIAVDLCKEQTFNLILMDCQMPVLDGFEATKIIRESEPVGLHIPIVALTANVLQTEKDKCFIAGMDDFMAKPVSKQVLTLMLQKHLSPWLANAPQRQTSTIIDSV; this comes from the coding sequence ATGAAGAAAGCGAAGTTGCAGAATAAAAAAGTAGGTATAGCGAGGCAATTGCTTGTATCCATAATACTTATTAGTTCTTTTTTTACATTACTGATTACAGGTCTGAATCTCTATCTTGATTATAAAGAAGATATATCAGGTATAGAAACTCAGCTTTATCAAATCAAGCAAAGCAATTTGTCCAGCTTAACAGCTAGTTTATGGGTTGAAGACCGTGACCAATTAACGCTGCTGGCAGAAGGGATAATGAAACTGCCTAGCGTTCATTACCTCGAAATTAAAGATGATAGCGGTACAATCCTTAAACTAGGAAAACCATCATCGGAATATCAATATCAAGTGTCTTGGCCAATGCAGCAAGATTTTGGCAGTAAGACGTTTAATCTTGCCACACTTAAGATTCAGGCCGATCTCTATCCTATCTATAAGGGATTATGGGATAAGTTTATTTTCTTGTTATTGTCTCAGGCGGTAAAAATCTTCATTGTGGCATTATTTATTCTTTTTGTTGTGTATAAAATAGTGGTAAGACCGTTAACTGAAATATCGGACGCCGTGAGTAAGTTTGATAATGATAAGCTACCACAATCACTTGAATTAATGCCTCGTCCATTTGATGATGAGATCACTAGTTTAATGGTAAGTTATAATGCTTCCATTATACGCATTCGTCATAACTATCGTGAACTAGAAGTTGCTAAGCTTCAAGCTGAAGATGCTAATTTAAAGAAAAGTGAATTTTTAGCAAATATGAGCCATGAGATCCGTACACCAATGAACGGTGTGATTGGTACGGCATCCTTATTACAAGACATGCCAATGGATAGTGAACAGAAAGAGTTTGTTGATATGCTTTACTCTTCTTCGATTACGCTACTGGATTTAATTAACGATATTCTTGATTTCTCTAAAATTGAATCAGGGCAACTTGTGCTGGCAACAAACCCGCTGAATTTATTTGAATTATGTAAAGAAATTGAAGCTAATTTTTCAATTATAGCTGGACAGAAGCAAATTGCTTTAGTGTGTCATATTGATGAACAAGTACCAGATATGGTACTCGGTGATATCACGCAATTACGCCAAGTATTAAATAACCTTTTATCTAATGCGATCAAATTTACCTCTGAAGGCTACGTGCATCTTAATATCAAGCTAATGCTACGTGAAAATAATAGTGCAGGGGTCATGTTCCAAATTATTGATACTGGTATCGGTATTGCCGCTGAAAACCAACAAAAAATATTTGATAAATTTCAACAAGCTGATGGCAGCACAACACGTAATTATGGTGGTACGGGATTAGGTTTAGCGATCTGCCGTAGTATTGTCCAATTAATGGACAGTGACATTATAGTTTACAGTAAGCCGGGTAAAGGTAGTCGATTTGAATTTACCGCTGAATTTGAATGTATTGATGAGCTTTTACACGGGAAGGATATAGAACAAAGCCTTGCTGGACTGTCAATATTACTTGTCGATGACAGTATGCTAAATATGCGTATTACCTCTGCGCAATTGAAAAGTTTTGGCGCGACATCTGTATCTTGCGATGACCCGTGTTTAACCAAACAAATTGTGCTTGATGCCTTAGATAAAGGGAAGCCATTTGATTTGGTTATTATTGATAAAATCATGCCCAATTTGGATGGTTTTACGGTGGCAAAACAATTACAAGATGAATTTGCTGAACTCACACCTCGCTTAATGATGATGTCTGCAGATGCGCAAATCGGTGATGATGTATTAGCCAAAAAACTTGGTATAAAAGCTTTTTTAAGTCGTCCTTATAAAGCTGATACATTAAAAAATGTGGTCCTTAAAACTATGCTTAATGAGGAGGCAGAACAAGCCGAAAAGGTTGTAGATCAAACGGCCGCCAGCGATGTAATGAAAGTGCTCTTGGTTGAAGATACATTTATCAACCAGAAAGTGACTCAGATGATGTTACAAAAGCTCGGTATTGAGGTAACGATTGCCGATAACGGCCAAATTGCGGTAGATTTATGTAAAGAGCAAACATTCAATTTAATATTGATGGATTGCCAGATGCCAGTGCTTGATGGTTTTGAAGCAACAAAGATTATTCGAGAAAGTGAACCTGTTGGTCTGCATATTCCGATCGTGGCATTAACTGCTAATGTATTACAAACAGAAAAAGATAAATGTTTTATCGCTGGGATGGATGATTTCATGGCGAAACCAGTGAGTAAACAAGTATTAACGTTAATGTTACAAAAACATTTGTCGCCTTGGTTAGCGAATGCACCGCAGAGACAAACTAGCACCATCATAGATAGCGTGTAA
- a CDS encoding transporter substrate-binding domain-containing protein, producing the protein MKLFISIMLTLQLCITSFTANAESINYYVIDKQAMPFQITTDSEKHSGIVSDIISCIFMDNYTVRYHTYPFNRMISELEAGREKNWVTFGSPGWGGVQAANLSDIPIYTVSHSILTSAKSDFIYRDLKDINKKILVLLYGFDYPNLQPLIDSGEIKELRVKDYAAAFRILDKMPQDSAFVEMTSRIKYNLKIQSRDLKQYKLQDFSALIPSYPIYLALDPKMDKDIQKFINQKLSNMSDSGSLTEIIHRYI; encoded by the coding sequence ATGAAACTGTTTATTTCAATAATGTTAACTCTACAGCTTTGCATTACTAGCTTTACAGCTAATGCAGAATCTATCAATTATTATGTCATTGACAAACAAGCAATGCCTTTTCAAATAACAACGGATAGTGAAAAGCATTCGGGCATAGTTTCAGACATCATATCTTGTATATTTATGGATAATTACACTGTTCGTTACCATACCTATCCATTCAACCGTATGATTTCAGAATTGGAAGCTGGGAGAGAGAAAAACTGGGTAACTTTTGGCAGTCCAGGTTGGGGCGGCGTACAAGCAGCAAATTTATCCGATATACCAATTTACACTGTTAGTCATAGTATATTAACCAGCGCTAAATCTGACTTTATTTACCGTGATCTAAAAGACATAAACAAAAAAATTCTTGTATTACTCTATGGTTTTGATTATCCAAACTTACAACCTTTAATTGACAGTGGCGAAATTAAAGAGCTAAGAGTGAAAGATTATGCTGCAGCCTTTCGTATTTTAGACAAAATGCCACAAGACTCTGCCTTTGTTGAAATGACCTCCCGAATTAAATACAACTTAAAAATACAGTCTAGAGATCTAAAACAATATAAGTTACAAGACTTTTCAGCATTAATTCCAAGCTACCCGATTTACTTGGCGCTCGATCCAAAGATGGATAAAGACATTCAAAAATTTATTAACCAGAAATTATCCAACATGTCTGATTCAGGTTCACTAACAGAAATTATTCATCGCTATATCTAA
- the ribA gene encoding GTP cyclohydrolase II, protein MIDEIQFYEPNDDFGFLSNFALATIKVDGVKWPSSEHYYQAQKFNDLQLQDLIRQAPTPDDAFSLSREYAQFVKSDWMEVRDSVMRDVVVKKFRQNPFYAYQLVATGEQVLTEHSHKDTYWGDGGDGSGRNELGRILMDVRCDLAQQAPYNLITYVDSAKLPTKFGTFQMNGFIENATGKEHLALVYGELDPSEPVLIRLHSECLTGDALFSARCDCGFQLAKAMQNIVAKGSGVILYLRQEGRGIGLLNKIRAYHLQDDGADTVEANERLGFAADMRDYTFCQGMLGHLNINAVNLMTNNPRKVNALMKAGINIAERVPLQEGHNPHNAGYLKTKSEKLGHMFESSFID, encoded by the coding sequence ATGATAGATGAAATACAATTTTACGAACCGAATGATGATTTTGGTTTTTTGTCAAATTTTGCGTTAGCCACTATCAAGGTTGATGGGGTTAAATGGCCGAGTAGCGAACATTATTATCAAGCGCAAAAATTCAATGATCTTCAATTACAAGATTTAATTCGTCAAGCACCGACACCTGATGACGCTTTTAGCTTAAGCCGAGAGTATGCGCAATTTGTGAAATCAGATTGGATGGAAGTACGTGACAGTGTCATGCGTGATGTCGTGGTGAAAAAATTTCGTCAGAATCCATTTTATGCCTATCAACTTGTGGCAACGGGTGAGCAAGTATTAACAGAGCATTCGCATAAAGATACTTATTGGGGTGACGGTGGAGATGGTAGCGGACGCAATGAACTTGGTCGAATATTAATGGATGTACGCTGTGATTTAGCTCAGCAAGCACCTTATAATTTGATCACTTATGTTGATAGTGCAAAGTTACCGACTAAATTCGGTACATTTCAAATGAATGGCTTTATTGAAAACGCGACAGGTAAAGAGCACTTAGCTTTAGTTTATGGTGAGCTTGATCCAAGTGAGCCTGTATTAATTCGTTTACATTCGGAATGTTTGACTGGTGATGCCTTATTCAGTGCGCGTTGTGATTGTGGCTTTCAGTTAGCAAAAGCCATGCAAAATATTGTTGCTAAAGGGAGTGGTGTGATCTTGTATTTACGCCAAGAGGGGCGCGGCATCGGTTTGTTAAATAAAATTAGAGCTTACCATCTACAAGATGATGGCGCGGATACAGTTGAAGCAAATGAACGTCTAGGGTTTGCGGCTGATATGCGAGATTATACTTTTTGCCAAGGAATGTTAGGTCACTTGAATATAAATGCAGTTAATTTAATGACCAATAATCCACGTAAGGTAAATGCGTTAATGAAAGCGGGTATCAATATTGCGGAACGCGTGCCGTTACAAGAAGGTCATAATCCACATAATGCAGGTTACCTTAAAACTAAATCTGAGAAGCTAGGGCACATGTTTGAATCTAGTTTTATTGACTAA
- a CDS encoding cytochrome b/b6 domain-containing protein: MLENSLYLNVSWVFTSSLSAEGCMVKVKVWDGFIRGYHWLQVSLLFALWYCADNGEMEWHFLFGYALLGLWITRFIWGFIGSDTAKFSYFIKSPKALIDYLSDKNKFDRVKFGHNPAGACMVILFLGLIIIQLFTGLSASDDILSEGPLSQYFTADTVSFMTWLHSVNFDVLLWAIGLHVVAIVAYKLKKQALVKAMITGVAEYKLVSSIAQPKMMSGLLAWVIYACIAGVIWWQWGHENLGYLLY, translated from the coding sequence GTGTTAGAAAATAGCCTCTATCTCAATGTTAGTTGGGTATTTACGTCGTCGTTATCTGCAGAGGGTTGTATGGTTAAGGTTAAAGTTTGGGACGGATTTATTCGTGGCTATCACTGGTTACAAGTGAGTTTGCTATTTGCATTGTGGTACTGTGCTGATAATGGCGAAATGGAATGGCACTTTTTGTTTGGTTATGCACTACTGGGGCTTTGGATAACGCGTTTTATTTGGGGTTTTATTGGAAGTGATACTGCCAAGTTTAGTTACTTTATAAAAAGTCCAAAAGCGTTAATCGATTACCTTAGTGATAAAAATAAGTTTGATCGAGTCAAATTTGGTCATAATCCTGCTGGCGCATGTATGGTTATATTGTTTTTAGGCTTAATAATAATCCAGCTATTTACTGGACTTAGTGCCAGCGATGATATTTTGTCAGAAGGCCCATTATCGCAATATTTTACAGCGGATACTGTTAGCTTTATGACATGGCTACACAGCGTGAATTTTGATGTATTACTTTGGGCAATAGGCTTACATGTCGTTGCTATCGTCGCTTATAAACTCAAAAAACAGGCATTAGTGAAAGCGATGATAACAGGCGTTGCAGAGTATAAATTAGTGAGTTCGATTGCCCAGCCAAAAATGATGAGTGGTTTATTGGCTTGGGTTATCTACGCATGTATTGCTGGTGTCATTTGGTGGCAATGGGGACATGAAAATTTAGGTTACTTACTTTATTGA
- a CDS encoding DMT family transporter, with the protein MEQTTISSNTTTSTTSTKQRNTRSALRHKLSAHKMGLLCAFLATCLFSTKGIFIKLAYQYGVDSITLMTYRMLLSLPFYIAVFVWMLRKTPALSLPIKAQFMPVMGIGLLGYYLSSYFDLQGLHYISSQLERLVLFTYPTVVVILSWLVLGNRINRQVIGALILAYAGVFVLFYHDLGKQGEGVIVGSLLVLTACFTFACYLLLSKTKIQQLGSLVFTCIAMFGASFMIFVHFSVAHDIKDLSIPMPVFWISLWLAIGCTVIPSFLMSEGIARVGPEQASIVGGSGPVLTALMAVFLLGENFTIYHFLGMLMVIVAIVWLSVRK; encoded by the coding sequence ATGGAACAGACTACTATCAGCAGTAATACCACCACCAGTACTACCAGTACAAAGCAACGTAATACTCGTTCAGCTTTACGTCATAAGCTATCAGCACATAAAATGGGTTTATTGTGCGCATTTCTTGCTACCTGTTTGTTTTCGACCAAAGGCATTTTCATTAAACTCGCTTATCAATATGGGGTTGATAGCATTACGTTAATGACGTACCGAATGCTATTGTCGCTGCCTTTTTATATCGCCGTATTTGTGTGGATGTTAAGGAAGACGCCTGCGTTATCATTACCGATAAAAGCACAGTTTATGCCAGTGATGGGTATTGGTCTTTTGGGTTATTACTTGTCGAGTTATTTTGATCTTCAAGGGCTTCACTATATTAGCTCACAGCTAGAGCGATTAGTGTTATTTACCTATCCTACGGTCGTCGTTATCCTCAGCTGGTTGGTGTTGGGTAATCGGATTAACCGACAAGTAATAGGTGCGCTTATCTTGGCCTATGCGGGGGTTTTTGTACTGTTTTATCATGACTTGGGTAAGCAGGGTGAGGGAGTGATAGTGGGTTCGTTATTGGTGTTAACAGCATGCTTTACGTTTGCTTGTTATTTGCTACTGAGTAAAACCAAAATTCAGCAATTAGGCAGTTTAGTCTTTACGTGTATCGCTATGTTTGGCGCCAGTTTTATGATATTTGTTCATTTTTCGGTTGCGCATGATATTAAAGATCTTAGTATCCCTATGCCGGTATTTTGGATCTCACTGTGGTTAGCGATTGGCTGTACTGTGATCCCTTCGTTTTTGATGAGTGAGGGCATTGCGAGAGTTGGGCCAGAGCAAGCATCGATTGTTGGTGGCAGTGGCCCCGTGCTAACGGCATTAATGGCGGTGTTTTTGTTAGGGGAAAACTTCACTATTTACCATTTTCTAGGTATGTTAATGGTAATTGTTGCTATTGTCTGGTTAAGTGTTAGAAAATAG
- a CDS encoding rhodanese-like domain-containing protein, with translation MAHSQRFLDLCNEARKVVKECSCDDVKEWQDEGKQFVLVDVREESEWAASRISGAEYMGRGIIERDLEAKYPALDTCIVLYCGGGYRSALSAEFIQRMGYTDVISMDGGIREWKMKSYPISN, from the coding sequence ATGGCTCATAGTCAACGATTTTTAGATTTATGTAATGAAGCACGTAAAGTAGTCAAAGAATGTAGCTGTGATGACGTGAAGGAGTGGCAAGACGAAGGTAAGCAATTTGTACTGGTTGATGTGCGCGAAGAAAGCGAATGGGCTGCAAGTCGTATTAGCGGCGCTGAATACATGGGGCGTGGCATCATCGAGCGTGATTTAGAAGCTAAATACCCAGCACTTGATACCTGTATCGTACTGTACTGCGGTGGCGGTTATCGTTCTGCATTATCAGCTGAGTTCATCCAACGCATGGGTTATACAGACGTAATCTCAATGGATGGCGGCATCCGTGAGTGGAAAATGAAGAGTTACCCTATTAGTAATTAG
- the secF gene encoding protein translocase subunit SecF, producing MFEIIKTERTIHFMKMAKPAFILSALLVILSISSIAIKGINWGLDFTGGTVIEVGYDKPADLEIIRPLLSAEGFDDAVIQHFGSSRDVLIRIAPREDLDNKHLGSQIITALQGYDKSVEMRRIEFVGPNVGDELAEQGGLALLAALICILLYVGVRFEWRLASGAVLALAHDVIITLGIFSVLQIEFDLTILAALLTVIGYSLNDTIVVFDRIRENFRRMRTDDSVEIMDVSLTQTLSRTLITSGTTLMVLVSLFLKGGALIHGFALALLIGIVVGTYSSIYVASALALRLGVSRETMLPPVVEKEGADQDPMM from the coding sequence ATGTTTGAAATTATTAAAACAGAACGCACGATCCACTTTATGAAGATGGCGAAGCCCGCGTTTATTTTATCAGCGCTGTTAGTTATTTTATCGATATCTTCTATTGCGATTAAAGGCATTAATTGGGGTCTTGATTTCACTGGTGGTACGGTGATTGAAGTAGGTTATGATAAACCTGCTGATCTTGAGATTATCCGTCCGCTGTTATCTGCAGAAGGATTTGATGATGCGGTGATCCAACATTTCGGCTCTAGTCGTGATGTCCTGATCCGTATTGCTCCACGTGAAGATTTGGATAATAAGCATCTTGGTAGTCAAATTATCACTGCGTTACAGGGCTATGATAAGAGCGTAGAAATGCGTCGTATCGAGTTTGTTGGTCCAAACGTTGGTGATGAATTAGCAGAGCAAGGTGGTCTAGCGCTGCTTGCTGCGTTAATTTGTATCTTGCTTTATGTTGGTGTACGTTTTGAATGGCGTTTAGCATCGGGTGCTGTATTGGCCCTTGCGCATGACGTTATTATCACGTTAGGTATCTTCTCGGTATTACAGATTGAATTTGATTTAACTATTTTAGCGGCGCTATTGACCGTTATTGGTTATTCACTGAATGATACTATCGTGGTATTTGACCGTATCCGTGAAAACTTCCGCCGTATGCGTACTGATGATTCTGTGGAAATCATGGACGTATCATTAACGCAGACATTGTCACGTACGTTAATCACGTCAGGTACAACATTAATGGTATTAGTATCATTATTCCTGAAAGGTGGCGCACTGATCCACGGTTTTGCACTTGCATTGCTGATTGGTATCGTGGTTGGTACATATTCTTCGATTTACGTAGCAAGTGCATTAGCACTACGCTTAGGCGTAAGCCGCGAAACGATGTTACCACCAGTGGTAGAAAAAGAAGGTGCAGACCAAGACCCAATGATGTAA
- the secD gene encoding protein translocase subunit SecD, with translation MLNKYPLWKYLMVIATIAICLLYATPNLYGEDPAVQVSAARGAVIEVSTLDKVKAELDKQEISYKSVSLEKNQVLIRLNDSEQQLLASEILKEQLGQTFIVALNLAPATPEWLQAVGAGPLKLGLDLRGGVHFLLEVDMQEALVKAQDQMLQDFRTDLREEKLRYTAIRKNSNGVTARFRDLETRDKAEKFLKSKYADLLLSDSENNGQFSLTAKMSEAKLAEIKEYALQQNITIIRNRVNQLGVAEPLVQRQGADRIVVELPGVQDTAGAKEILGATATLEFRLVDNKADPYSSRVPAGSQKYTTREGRPVVLKKQVILTGNHITGATSSLDEFSRSQVNIDLDSQGGSKMSRATKKAIGTSMATVFIEYKPTGEKTADGKSKLKKIEEVINVATIQAQLGRSFRITGLDSASEAKNLALLLRAGALVAPVQIVEERTIGPSLGKQNIENGLAAMIYGMIAIVIFMAIYYRKFGIVANVALSANIIMIIGIMSMIPGATMTLPGIAGIVLTIGMAVDANVLVFERIREELKEGRSIQQAIHSGYDNALSTIADANITTLLTAIILFAVGTGAIKGFAITLAIGIAASMFTSIIGTRAIVNFLWGNKKIDKLSI, from the coding sequence GTGTTAAACAAATATCCTCTGTGGAAGTATCTAATGGTGATCGCTACGATCGCCATTTGTTTACTCTATGCCACACCGAATCTATACGGGGAAGACCCCGCTGTTCAAGTCTCTGCTGCACGTGGTGCTGTTATTGAAGTATCAACACTAGATAAAGTTAAAGCAGAACTCGATAAACAAGAAATCAGTTATAAAAGTGTTTCATTAGAAAAAAACCAAGTGTTAATTCGTTTAAATGACAGCGAACAACAACTCCTTGCTAGTGAAATCTTAAAAGAACAACTTGGTCAGACATTTATTGTTGCTTTAAACCTTGCACCTGCTACGCCTGAATGGTTACAAGCCGTTGGTGCTGGACCACTAAAACTGGGTCTGGACTTACGTGGTGGTGTTCACTTCTTACTCGAAGTTGATATGCAAGAAGCGTTAGTGAAAGCACAAGATCAAATGTTGCAAGATTTCCGTACCGATTTACGTGAAGAAAAACTGCGTTATACTGCAATACGTAAAAACAGTAACGGTGTTACAGCACGTTTTCGTGATCTTGAAACACGCGATAAAGCAGAAAAATTCCTTAAGTCTAAATATGCAGACCTACTGTTAAGTGACAGTGAAAATAATGGTCAATTTAGTCTAACGGCAAAAATGTCAGAAGCTAAACTTGCCGAAATCAAAGAATATGCCCTTCAACAAAACATCACTATTATCCGTAACCGTGTAAACCAATTAGGTGTTGCTGAACCGCTTGTACAGCGTCAAGGTGCAGACCGCATTGTAGTTGAATTACCGGGTGTTCAGGATACTGCTGGTGCGAAAGAGATTTTAGGCGCAACGGCAACGTTAGAATTCCGTTTAGTTGATAATAAAGCAGACCCTTACAGCAGCCGAGTACCTGCTGGTAGCCAAAAATACACCACGCGTGAAGGCCGTCCAGTTGTGCTGAAGAAACAAGTTATCTTAACTGGTAACCACATCACAGGTGCAACATCGAGCTTAGATGAGTTTAGTCGTTCGCAGGTTAATATCGATCTTGATTCGCAAGGTGGCAGTAAAATGTCTCGTGCGACGAAGAAAGCAATCGGTACATCAATGGCAACTGTATTCATTGAATACAAACCAACGGGTGAGAAAACTGCTGATGGCAAATCGAAACTGAAAAAAATTGAAGAAGTCATTAACGTGGCGACAATTCAAGCACAGTTAGGCCGTAGCTTCCGTATTACAGGTTTAGACAGTGCAAGCGAAGCTAAAAATCTGGCGTTATTATTACGTGCAGGTGCGTTAGTTGCGCCAGTTCAAATAGTTGAAGAACGTACCATCGGTCCTAGCTTAGGTAAGCAAAATATTGAAAACGGCTTAGCTGCGATGATTTATGGCATGATTGCAATTGTTATCTTCATGGCTATCTACTACCGTAAATTTGGTATTGTTGCCAATGTCGCATTATCTGCAAACATCATCATGATCATTGGTATTATGTCGATGATTCCTGGCGCGACAATGACGCTACCAGGTATTGCCGGTATCGTATTAACAATCGGTATGGCGGTTGATGCGAACGTACTGGTATTTGAACGTATTCGTGAAGAGCTGAAAGAAGGCAGAAGCATTCAGCAAGCAATTCATAGTGGTTATGATAATGCGTTATCAACCATTGCCGATGCCAACATTACCACGCTATTAACGGCGATCATTTTGTTTGCGGTTGGTACTGGTGCAATTAAAGGTTTCGCTATTACGTTAGCAATTGGTATTGCTGCTTCTATGTTTACTTCCATCATTGGTACACGTGCGATCGTGAATTTCCTTTGGGGTAATAAAAAAATCGATAAACTTTCAATCTAA
- the yajC gene encoding preprotein translocase subunit YajC, with protein MSLFIANAVAAEGVSAPAGGGYEMLIMLGIFGVIFYFMIYRPQAKRQKEQKNLMSSLSKGEEVLTVGGIVGKITKISDGNDYVVISIAEATNVTIKRDYIAAVLPKGSMKSL; from the coding sequence ATGAGTCTTTTCATTGCAAATGCAGTTGCTGCTGAAGGTGTTTCTGCTCCAGCTGGTGGTGGTTACGAAATGTTGATCATGTTAGGTATTTTCGGTGTGATCTTTTACTTCATGATCTACCGCCCACAAGCGAAACGTCAAAAAGAGCAGAAGAACCTAATGTCATCGTTGTCAAAAGGTGAAGAAGTACTTACTGTTGGTGGCATCGTAGGTAAGATCACAAAAATTTCTGATGGTAATGATTATGTTGTGATCAGTATTGCTGAAGCAACTAACGTTACTATTAAGCGTGATTACATTGCCGCTGTATTACCAAAAGGCAGCATGAAGTCGCTTTAA